From the Phyllobacterium sp. T1293 genome, the window CGGACTTCTTGTCAGCACCCAAGGACGGTCCCTCGAACAGATCAAACACCTGAACGCCTGTGATGAGCTTCTTGTCACCGGCAAGCGCCGCACGAACGATAGAGGCCGCATCCACGGACCTGTCGACAACGAATGCAAAATCACGGCGCACCGTCTGGAAATCTGACAATGCCAGCGGCGGCTTGGTGCGTGTTGCCTTCTGCTTGGGTTCGGGGATGGCATCCACATAGATTTCGAACCCGCATAGCGCGCCCGATACATCAAGCGTTTCCAGCGTCTTCGGGTGGAATTCACCGAACGTGCCAAGAACGACCTTTGGTCCGAGCTTGATCGTGCCTGAACGGCCGGGATGATACCAAGCGGGGCCACCGCTTTCGATCTGCAGCTTATCGACAGGGGCACCGCAAGCTTCAAGCACGGCAAGGGCATCGGTCTTGGCATCGAACACACCAACAGCCGAGGCATTGCCGGACCAATGACGGCCGGAACCATCCAGCTTTGCTGTGCCACGGCGTATACCCGCAGCAACGCGGCGCTGGGTTTCCGGCGTGTTGCCCTCATAGGTGCCAGAGACCTCGAACAGAGCGAGGTCATTGAAGCCACGGTCGGCATTGCGCTGGGCAGCAGCCAGAAGGCTCGGCAGCAGCGAAGGCCGCATATCGGACATGTCTGCCGCAATCGGGTTGGCAAGCTTCAACGCTGGCTGACCACCGCCGAACAGCTTTGCCTGTTCCTCCGAAATGAATGACCACGTAACAGCTTCCATCATCCCGCGCGAGGCGAGCGCCCGCTTGGCATTGCGGGTACGGATTTGCAGGATCGTCAGGATCTTGCCATTGACTGTCGTATGGCTTTGCAGTGGCTGTGGTTCAATACGGTTGACGCCATGAATACGCATGACTTCTTCCACCAGATCAGCCTTGCCATCCACATCCGGACGCCACGATGGAACCAGCACATCGACCACCTCGCCGGTACCCTGGGGCTGAAAGCCGAGACGGGTGAGAATATCGAGGCTTGTCTGTGGTGGCACTTCGATGCCGGTGAGACGCTTCACTTCCGCCGCCGGGAACGTAACCGACTTTGGCGTGAAGCCCTTATACCCGACAACCTCAGCGGCTGACGGCGTACCGCCGCACAGTTCAAGGATCATATGTGTTGCTAGCTCGAGGCCGGGCACCATGAATTCCGGATCAACACCGCGTTCGAACCGGTAGCGCGCATCGGTGATGACACCGAGATTACGGCCTGTACGGGCAATATTCATCGCATCCCAAAGAGCGGATTCAACCACAACATTGGTTGTGTTCTCGTCACAGCCGGAATGTTCGCCGCCGAGCACACCCGCAAGCGACTCCACACCTTCCGCATCGGCGATAACGCCGATTTCAGGGTTCAGCGTATATTCCTTGCCGTTAAGACCAAGGATCGTCTCGCCTTCATGCGCCCAGCGCACGGTGAGATTGCCTTTGACCTTGTCGGCATCGAACACATGCAGCGGACGGCCGCGATCGAACGTCATGTAGTTGGTGATATCAACAAGCGCATTGATCGGGCGCAGACCAATGGCAATCAGCCGCTGCTGCAACCATTTCGGGCTCGGACCATTCTTGACACCTTTGACGGTGCGCAGGGCAAAGCCTTCGCACATCGGCGCACGATCACCAAAATCGAGCGTCACACTGACCGAAGCAGCGCCAGTGCCTTTGACAGGCTCCACGGCACCACTCTTGAGCTTGCCAAGACCCGCCGCTGCCAGATCCCGGGCAATGCCATAAATGCTGGTGCAATCGGGACGGTTCGGGGTCAGATTGATCTCGATGATCGGGTCATCAAGACCGGCATAGGCAGCGAAGCTGGTACCGACAGGCGCATCAGCAGGCAGATCGATAATGCCATTGTGCTCATCAGACATTTGCAGCTCGCGTTCCGAGCACATCATGCCGTGGCTTTCCACGCCGCGAATCTTGCCGACAGACAGTGTGACATCAATACCCGGAACATAGGCACCCGGCGCAGCAAACGCACCAATCAGCCCCGCACGCGCATTGGGCGCACCGCAGACAACCTGCAACGGCTTGCCGTCGCCCGTATCAACGGTCAGCACCTGCAGCTTATCCGCATCCGGATGCCGCGCAGCAGTCAACACTTTGGCGATGACAAAAGGCTTCAGTGCCGCCTTGTCATCCAGCGATTCCACTTCAAGACCAATCATGGTCAGAGTATCGACAATCTCACTGAGGGAAGCCTCGGTTTCGAGATGATCTTTTAGCCAGGAGAGGGTGAATTTCATGATTTCACTCGTTTCTCGATTTCAACGTCTGAGGATTTCGACAAGGCGAAACCGCTCGCATAAAAGTTCCATGTCAGGCGAAAACCCGCCATTGCGTTTGAAGTAGTTCTCATGATCCCGCCGCCACTCGGCAAGCGTGGCAGAACCTTCGCCCTCATCGCGCGCAAAAGCCTCGTCGACATCCTCAAAACGGCGATAGGTGATCTCTACCGTTTCAATGACCGCCGCCGGATTGCCTGCGCCATCCAGCACAACATCCCGGCGGCCAACCACCGGCTTTGTCTCGGCACTCTCATCGTATTCACGCAGTGATGCACAAGTCGCGATCTTCCTGCCCGACAGCACAAGAGCCAGCAATTCATCAGCAAGCTCCGGAGAATCCCCGAAGGCAAATGTCTGGGCATCCCTGTATTGTTCAGGAAGCTCGATCATGTGCTCAGACCACCGAACAATGTCGGCATGTCGAGTGGACGGAAGCCATAATGCTGCAGCCAGCGCACATCGGCATCGAAGAAGTCACGCAGATCCGGCATGCCATATTTGAGCATGGCGATACGATCAATGCCCATGCCCCAGGCAAAGCCCTGATATTCATCAGGATCAAGCCCGGCGTGGCGCAGGACATTCGGATGAACCATGCCGCAACCAAGGATTTCCATCCAGTCGGTACCCTGACCAAACTTCACTTCATTGCCCGAGCGGTCGCACTGGATATCGACTTCCAGTGACGGCTCAGTGAACGGGAAGAAGGACGGGCGGAAGCGCATCTGCAACGAGGGAACCTCGAAGAAGGATTTGCAGAACTCCTCCAGAACCCATTTCATGTTGGCGACATTGGCCGTCTTGTCGATGACAAGCCCTTCCACCTGATGGAACATCGGTGAGTGCGTTGCATCGGAATCCATACGATAGGTCTTGCCGGGGATGACAATCCGAATCGGCGGCTTCTGCTTTTCCATGGTGCGGATCTGCACGGGGCTTGTATGGGTGCGCAAAAGCTTGCGCTCGCCATTTTCGTCCGGGTTGAAGAAAAACGTATCGTGCATCTCCCGTGCCGGATGTCCTTCCGGGAAATTCAGCGCGGTGAAATTGTAATAGTCGGTCTCGACATCAGGGCCTTCAGCAATTGAAAAACCCATATCGGCAAAGATCGCCGTGATTTCATCAACCACCTGACTGATCGGATGGATGCGCCCGCGCTCAGCCGGTGCTGTGCGCACGGGCAGGGTGACATCCAGCTTTTCCTTTTCAAGGCGTTCGGTAATCGCCGCGTCTTTCAGCGTTCCCTTGCGGCTGGCAAGAGCCTCGGTGACGCGATTCTTCAAACCGTTGATTGCAGGTCCCTGCGTCTGCCGTTCTTCCGGCGACATGGAACCCAGCGATTTCAACTTCTCCGAAATCGAGCCCTTCTTGCCAAGTGCGGCGACACGGACGGCCTCGATTGCCGCTTCGTCATTGGCTGCCTCAATCTGCGCGACCAGCGCGCTTTCCAGTTGTACCAGATCGTCCATGCTTCTCACCTGTTTCGCGTCTTGAGCGATTATGCGATCAATTCAATGCAGAAAATTGAAAAACCCGCGCCAGCCGAGCCAGCGCGGGTTTCCCAAGTCTATATTCCGAATGTGCTTTGGGAGCGGCGGCTGGCTTAGTGGACAGCGCCTTCAAAAGCATTCGGTGTGGTGTTCTTGAGGTATTCGAGTGCCTTCTTGGCAGATGCCACGAGTGCGCCGAATGCTGCTGGCTCGTGGATCGCGAGATCCGACAGAACCTTGCGGTCAACCTCGATACCGGACTTGCTCAGACCGTCGATGAAACGGCTGTATGTCAGGCCATGCTCACGAACAGCAGCGTTGATACGCTGGGTCCACAGAGCGCGGAATGTACGCTTCTTGTTCTTGCGGTCGCGGTAAGCGTACTGCTTTGAACGATCGACGGCAGCTTTTGCAGTCTTGATGGTATTCTTGCGGCGGCCGCGGAAACCCTCAGCCTGCTTCAGAACTTTTTTATGCTTGGCGTGGGACGTAACGCCCCGTTTTACACGTGCCATGATATGATCTCCTTAAAACGTCGCTGTCGGCTTAAAGGCCGTTGGGCAAGAACTTCTTCACGATTTTCGCATCGGCATCGGCGAGAACCATTGTGCCACGTGCGTCACGAATGAATTTGTTCGAACGTTTGATCATGCCATGGCGTTTGCCAGCGGCGGCGGCTTTGATTTTGCCAGTTCCGGTGATTTTGAACCGTTTCTTGGCAGCCGATTTGGTCTTCATTTTGGGCATTTTGCTACTCCTATTTCTAGGGTTCCCTGTCACTCCAATGGAGCCGGACCCTTCTGATTTCACTTCAGACCGACCAAAGTCTGAAAGCATGCAAAACCGCCACGGCATGCCCTGCCGGGCGGTTTGAACGCGGCCTTATACCCAGAAGCCGGAAAAAGCGCAACTGTTGAATCACCCGAGACTTCTGAAAAATTCAATACAACCGGAAGAGAATAGGCAAAATATTGGCTGATTGCAGATATTCGACGAACTCGAGCAAAGGATAGGAAATGAAAAAGACCAGCCCATCGGCCAATGTCTTGTAGAGCATGGAGGACTTTACGCTCAGAACCTCTGCTTCCCGGTACAGTCTGATATTGGGGAAGAACCGCGGCACTTCACGCTTATAGGCAAGATAAGTCTCGCCGAAAACACTCTCCAGATATCCCTCTTCGGCAACAATGACGAAGTAAAAAGCGATATAACAGAGGACCGCCAGCAGAAATGCCACGGTCAGGCTGCCGGTCATCATGCCAATGCCGAAAGCGCCGAGTGTGCTGAACACATAGAGCGGGTTGCGACTCATGGAGTACGGCCCGAGACGAACGATCTCCGAACTCTTGCGCCCACCGATATACAACGTACACCACATGCGCCCGAGGATCGCCAGAACGATCACCCCAATGCCGAAATCCTCTATGTATTCGTGCGTCCAGCCATCAGTCCAGGCGGAGCGAACCGTCAGAAGGGCAGCGAGGATCAACAGAATGACGATTGCCAGCGCCAGGCGGCGGCGGCTTTGAAAACGGGCCATGTCTTTTGGAGATGTGAGCGTCATGTCAGCCCTTGGAATCCGGTTCGTTCAAGACAAAAGCCGCCCGAAGGCGGCTCTTGTCAAAAAGTATGTTCAGTTTTAGCGCGGCGCCAGAACCATCATCATCTGACGGCCTTCAAGCCGTGGCTCAGCCTCGACCTTGGAAATATCAACCGTATCTTCCTTGACCCGGTCGAGCAGCCGCATTCCGAGTTCCTGGTGGGCCATTTCACGACCGCGGAACCGCAATGTCACCTTGACCTTATCACCTTCATCGAAGAAGCGCTTGATAGCCTTCATCTTCACATCATAATCATGTGTGTCGATGTTCGGCCGCATCTTGATTTCCTTGATTTCGACCGTCTTCTGCTTCTTGCGCGCCTCGGCAGCCTTCTTCTGTCCCTGGTACTTCAGTTTCCCAAGGTCAACAATCTTACACACCGGCGGCTCGGCATTGGGCACGATCTCGACGAGATCGAGTCCGGCCTCATCGGCCATGGCCAGCGCGGCCTGAATGGTAACGATACCGTGGTTTTCACCTTCGGCATCAATGAGCTGTACCTGGGGTACCCGGATATCACGGTTTGAACGAGGTCCATCTTTCTGGACCACCTGTGCTCTAAAGGGTCGGCGAATGGCAGTAGTCTCCTTGAATTATTTCGGTCCCGCAAATAGCACCGTCGGGCCTCGCCTGCAATGCTTTGTCTGCGGGGCTTAGCTCAATAACATCTTTTCACGGATAAATCATCCGGTTCAGATATAGGAATATTCACATTCTATACAATGAAGATTGCTGTTTGACGGCTTTATTGATCCGCCATTGCATGGCAAAAGCACGCGGCTCACCGAGGAGACTCACAGATGACGGCTCATCAGCCGGAATTCCTTACTGTCAATGAAATCAGGATCGCCCTGCGCCACCGCGAGGGACGTCAGCCGGGTATTGTCTGGCTCGGCGGGTACCGTTCTGACATGCGCGGCAGCAAGGCGGAGTGGCTGGATCAATGGGCGGAGGCCAATGACCATGCATTCCTGCGCCATGACTATTCCGCCCATGGCGAGTCGGGCGGGGAATTTCGTGACGGCACGATATCACTCTGGCTTGAACAGAGCCTTGCGGTGTTCAGGCAGTTTTCATCCGGT encodes:
- the pheS gene encoding phenylalanine--tRNA ligase subunit alpha; translated protein: MDDLVQLESALVAQIEAANDEAAIEAVRVAALGKKGSISEKLKSLGSMSPEERQTQGPAINGLKNRVTEALASRKGTLKDAAITERLEKEKLDVTLPVRTAPAERGRIHPISQVVDEITAIFADMGFSIAEGPDVETDYYNFTALNFPEGHPAREMHDTFFFNPDENGERKLLRTHTSPVQIRTMEKQKPPIRIVIPGKTYRMDSDATHSPMFHQVEGLVIDKTANVANMKWVLEEFCKSFFEVPSLQMRFRPSFFPFTEPSLEVDIQCDRSGNEVKFGQGTDWMEILGCGMVHPNVLRHAGLDPDEYQGFAWGMGIDRIAMLKYGMPDLRDFFDADVRWLQHYGFRPLDMPTLFGGLST
- the pheT gene encoding phenylalanine--tRNA ligase subunit beta; protein product: MKFTLSWLKDHLETEASLSEIVDTLTMIGLEVESLDDKAALKPFVIAKVLTAARHPDADKLQVLTVDTGDGKPLQVVCGAPNARAGLIGAFAAPGAYVPGIDVTLSVGKIRGVESHGMMCSERELQMSDEHNGIIDLPADAPVGTSFAAYAGLDDPIIEINLTPNRPDCTSIYGIARDLAAAGLGKLKSGAVEPVKGTGAASVSVTLDFGDRAPMCEGFALRTVKGVKNGPSPKWLQQRLIAIGLRPINALVDITNYMTFDRGRPLHVFDADKVKGNLTVRWAHEGETILGLNGKEYTLNPEIGVIADAEGVESLAGVLGGEHSGCDENTTNVVVESALWDAMNIARTGRNLGVITDARYRFERGVDPEFMVPGLELATHMILELCGGTPSAAEVVGYKGFTPKSVTFPAAEVKRLTGIEVPPQTSLDILTRLGFQPQGTGEVVDVLVPSWRPDVDGKADLVEEVMRIHGVNRIEPQPLQSHTTVNGKILTILQIRTRNAKRALASRGMMEAVTWSFISEEQAKLFGGGQPALKLANPIAADMSDMRPSLLPSLLAAAQRNADRGFNDLALFEVSGTYEGNTPETQRRVAAGIRRGTAKLDGSGRHWSGNASAVGVFDAKTDALAVLEACGAPVDKLQIESGGPAWYHPGRSGTIKLGPKVVLGTFGEFHPKTLETLDVSGALCGFEIYVDAIPEPKQKATRTKPPLALSDFQTVRRDFAFVVDRSVDAASIVRAALAGDKKLITGVQVFDLFEGPSLGADKKSVAIEVAIQPQERTLNDEDLDALTKRIVESVSKQTGGALRG
- the rplT gene encoding 50S ribosomal protein L20; this translates as MARVKRGVTSHAKHKKVLKQAEGFRGRRKNTIKTAKAAVDRSKQYAYRDRKNKKRTFRALWTQRINAAVREHGLTYSRFIDGLSKSGIEVDRKVLSDLAIHEPAAFGALVASAKKALEYLKNTTPNAFEGAVH
- the rpmI gene encoding 50S ribosomal protein L35, with the protein product MPKMKTKSAAKKRFKITGTGKIKAAAAGKRHGMIKRSNKFIRDARGTMVLADADAKIVKKFLPNGL
- a CDS encoding ASCH domain-containing protein — encoded protein: MIELPEQYRDAQTFAFGDSPELADELLALVLSGRKIATCASLREYDESAETKPVVGRRDVVLDGAGNPAAVIETVEITYRRFEDVDEAFARDEGEGSATLAEWRRDHENYFKRNGGFSPDMELLCERFRLVEILRR
- the infC gene encoding translation initiation factor IF-3, producing the protein MRRPFRAQVVQKDGPRSNRDIRVPQVQLIDAEGENHGIVTIQAALAMADEAGLDLVEIVPNAEPPVCKIVDLGKLKYQGQKKAAEARKKQKTVEIKEIKMRPNIDTHDYDVKMKAIKRFFDEGDKVKVTLRFRGREMAHQELGMRLLDRVKEDTVDISKVEAEPRLEGRQMMMVLAPR
- a CDS encoding methyltransferase family protein, with the translated sequence MTLTSPKDMARFQSRRRLALAIVILLILAALLTVRSAWTDGWTHEYIEDFGIGVIVLAILGRMWCTLYIGGRKSSEIVRLGPYSMSRNPLYVFSTLGAFGIGMMTGSLTVAFLLAVLCYIAFYFVIVAEEGYLESVFGETYLAYKREVPRFFPNIRLYREAEVLSVKSSMLYKTLADGLVFFISYPLLEFVEYLQSANILPILFRLY